The proteins below come from a single Geobacillus thermoleovorans genomic window:
- the dnaI gene encoding primosomal protein DnaI codes for MERVNHLLQRLLGNQRFKQRYEQMKRYILEHPDVQPFLRAHERQLSADAVDRSLMKLYEFIEQHGNCRQCPGLERCNNMLPGYHPNLVVNGGRIDVEYDRCPKKVQHDERKRQESLIQSMFMPREILRASLSDVDLNDDGRIKAIRFAERFVAEYEPGKKMKGLYLHGSFGVGKTYLLAAIANELAKRNVSSLIVYVPELFREMKHSLQDQTMNEKLDYIKKVPVLMLDDLGAEAMSSWVRDDVFGPILQYRMFENLPTFFTSNFDMQQLAHHLTYSQRGEEEKVKAARIMERIRYLAYPIEITGPNRREQNI; via the coding sequence ATGGAACGAGTAAACCACCTGTTGCAGCGGTTGCTTGGCAATCAACGGTTTAAACAACGCTACGAACAAATGAAACGCTACATTTTGGAGCATCCGGACGTGCAGCCGTTTTTGCGGGCGCACGAACGGCAATTGTCGGCCGATGCGGTTGACCGCAGCTTGATGAAGCTGTATGAGTTCATCGAGCAGCACGGGAATTGCCGCCAATGTCCGGGCCTTGAGCGATGCAACAACATGCTGCCGGGGTACCATCCAAATTTGGTGGTCAACGGTGGAAGGATCGACGTTGAGTACGACCGCTGCCCCAAAAAAGTGCAGCATGACGAGCGAAAACGGCAAGAGTCGCTCATTCAAAGCATGTTCATGCCGCGCGAAATCTTGCGTGCTTCGCTCTCTGACGTCGATCTCAATGACGATGGGCGGATCAAAGCGATCCGATTTGCCGAGCGGTTTGTGGCGGAATACGAGCCAGGGAAAAAAATGAAAGGCTTGTATTTGCACGGATCGTTTGGGGTGGGCAAAACGTATTTGCTCGCCGCGATCGCCAACGAGCTGGCGAAGCGAAACGTTTCGTCGCTGATCGTCTACGTGCCCGAGCTGTTTCGTGAGATGAAACATTCGCTTCAAGACCAGACGATGAACGAAAAGCTTGATTATATCAAAAAAGTGCCGGTGCTGATGCTCGATGACCTTGGGGCGGAGGCGATGTCAAGCTGGGTGCGCGATGATGTATTTGGCCCGATCTTGCAATACCGGATGTTTGAAAACTTGCCGACGTTTTTCACGTCGAACTTTGATATGCAGCAGCTCGCCCATCATTTGACGTATTCGCAGCGCGGCGAAGAAGAGAAGGTGAAGGCGGCGCGCATTATGGAGCGAATCCGCTATTTGGCCTATCCGATTGAAATCACTGGACCGAACCGCCGTGAGCAAAATATATAA
- a CDS encoding replication initiation and membrane attachment family protein: MQHHWKELIAVDRYTVQSRGVLQEVDRKVLTLLYQPLIGCRALALYMTLWGELELLDGQEATHHRLMALMQCGLPDIYSERLKLEGIGLLDTYVHAPEADEPKLFLYELRPPLAPDQFFRDEMLSVFLHRQVGRHLFIQLSNFFARPSIDETKFTQVTRSFSDVFSAVPAEQIVAGLSEEAGPELLEGKDHIRRDEASYVLDDDVFDFELFFAGLSKQLVPRRAVTAKVKEAIKKLAFLYGIPPLEMQKLVLGVIDPAYHIDIDALRRAAREWYELEHGGVEPRLVERVQPLAYRTMENIEPRTKEEQLMKQLETISPRQLLKEISGGAEPSLADLQLIEDIMFQQQLLPGVVNVLIYYVMLRTNMKLSKKYVEKIASHWARKKVKTVKEAMELAKEEAKTYQNWANEKEKGTRTVRKVVRTEIVPDWLNMDYSQPDDDDFDVEQARKELEERLKKYRDES; the protein is encoded by the coding sequence ATGCAGCACCATTGGAAAGAGCTGATTGCTGTCGACCGTTATACCGTGCAAAGCCGTGGGGTGTTGCAAGAGGTGGACCGTAAAGTGCTGACGCTGCTTTACCAGCCGCTCATCGGCTGCCGGGCGTTGGCGCTTTATATGACGCTTTGGGGGGAGCTTGAGCTGCTTGACGGCCAGGAAGCGACCCATCATCGGCTTATGGCGCTCATGCAGTGCGGACTGCCGGACATTTACAGCGAACGGTTGAAACTCGAAGGAATCGGGCTGCTCGACACATACGTCCACGCTCCAGAGGCGGATGAACCGAAGCTGTTTCTTTATGAGCTGCGTCCGCCGCTGGCGCCAGACCAGTTTTTCCGCGACGAGATGTTGAGCGTTTTTTTGCACCGGCAAGTCGGCCGCCACTTGTTTATCCAGCTGAGCAACTTTTTTGCCCGTCCTTCCATTGATGAAACGAAATTCACCCAGGTGACGCGGTCGTTTTCCGACGTGTTTTCGGCCGTGCCCGCTGAACAAATCGTCGCCGGCCTCAGCGAAGAAGCCGGGCCCGAGCTGCTTGAAGGGAAGGATCACATCAGGCGGGATGAGGCGTCGTATGTGCTCGATGATGATGTATTCGACTTTGAGCTGTTTTTTGCCGGCCTGTCCAAGCAGCTTGTGCCGCGCCGGGCTGTGACAGCGAAAGTGAAGGAAGCGATTAAAAAGCTGGCGTTTTTATACGGCATTCCGCCGCTTGAGATGCAAAAACTGGTCCTTGGCGTCATCGATCCGGCCTATCATATCGATATTGACGCGTTGCGCCGGGCGGCGCGCGAATGGTATGAGCTCGAACATGGCGGTGTCGAGCCGCGCCTCGTCGAACGAGTGCAGCCGCTCGCCTACCGGACGATGGAAAACATCGAACCGCGCACAAAAGAGGAGCAACTAATGAAACAGCTGGAAACAATTTCCCCGCGCCAGCTGCTGAAAGAGATTTCAGGCGGCGCTGAGCCGTCGCTTGCTGATTTGCAGTTGATCGAAGACATTATGTTCCAGCAGCAGCTGCTCCCCGGAGTTGTCAACGTGCTCATTTATTATGTCATGCTCCGGACGAATATGAAGCTGTCGAAAAAATACGTAGAAAAAATCGCCAGCCATTGGGCGCGCAAAAAGGTGAAAACCGTGAAGGAAGCAATGGAACTGGCGAAAGAAGAGGCGAAAACATACCAAAACTGGGCGAACGAAAAGGAAAAAGGGACGCGGACGGTGCGCAAAGTCGTGCGCACGGAAATCGTCCCGGACTGGCTGAACATGGATTACAGCCAGCCGGATGATGATGATTTTGACGTCGAACAGGCGCGCAAAGAGCTTGAGGAACGGCTGAAAAAATACCGTGATGAATCATAG
- a CDS encoding DUF1294 domain-containing protein: MVQYGIAINLLAFFVMGVDKYKAKRRRFRTAERTLWLLAWLGGALGAMAGMYTFRHKTRHRTFRYGLPLLAAVELFLYWRWMR, encoded by the coding sequence ATGGTACAATACGGGATAGCGATCAACCTTCTCGCTTTTTTCGTGATGGGGGTCGACAAATACAAGGCGAAGCGCCGCCGCTTTCGCACCGCCGAGCGGACGCTTTGGCTGCTGGCGTGGTTGGGTGGAGCTCTGGGGGCAATGGCGGGCATGTACACGTTTCGCCATAAAACGCGCCATCGGACGTTTCGCTATGGTTTGCCGCTGTTGGCAGCGGTGGAGCTGTTTCTCTATTGGCGATGGATGAGGTAG
- a CDS encoding dUTP diphosphatase gives MNWPLLYDMQRMLDRRIETEHGLMEEDLFARKQLAFLVELGELANETRCFKFWSIKPPAPAERVLEEYVDGLHFLLSLGLECGLFYEENEAPSAGRPLVEQFLAVFRAAERFGETRARGEYDALFAEYWRLGVALGFSSDDIEAAYRRKNEVNHKRQNERY, from the coding sequence ATGAATTGGCCTTTGCTTTACGATATGCAGCGCATGTTGGATCGGCGCATTGAAACGGAGCATGGCTTGATGGAGGAAGATTTGTTTGCCCGCAAGCAGCTCGCCTTTCTTGTGGAGCTGGGAGAACTCGCGAATGAGACGCGTTGCTTTAAATTTTGGAGCATCAAACCGCCCGCGCCAGCCGAGCGAGTGCTTGAGGAATATGTTGACGGCTTGCATTTTTTATTGTCGCTCGGGCTGGAGTGCGGCTTGTTTTATGAAGAAAACGAAGCTCCGTCGGCAGGACGGCCGCTTGTCGAGCAGTTTCTTGCCGTGTTTCGCGCCGCCGAGCGGTTCGGGGAGACGAGAGCGCGAGGGGAATATGATGCGCTGTTTGCGGAGTATTGGCGGCTTGGCGTGGCGCTCGGTTTTTCTTCCGACGACATCGAGGCGGCGTATCGGCGGAAAAATGAAGTGAACCACAAGCGGCAAAACGAGCGCTATTGA
- a CDS encoding aminotransferase class IV, with protein sequence MSMWKTLKYAFTNHCETRENHEDEELRSHYYKATNRAVIDAVKELLSSLPGAELVSVSEERGEICAQTKRGKKLFIVATVISVRPFETAVDFSATTETKLLPFDFGHSRAVILDLYRKLDARLPYIGSGLNS encoded by the coding sequence ATGAGCATGTGGAAAACACTCAAATACGCCTTCACAAACCATTGTGAAACGCGGGAAAATCATGAAGATGAAGAGCTAAGAAGCCATTATTACAAAGCGACGAACCGCGCCGTCATCGATGCGGTCAAGGAGCTGCTCTCGTCGCTGCCCGGCGCCGAGCTCGTTTCTGTTTCCGAAGAGCGCGGCGAAATTTGTGCGCAAACAAAGCGCGGCAAAAAGTTGTTCATCGTCGCTACCGTCATTTCCGTGCGGCCGTTTGAAACGGCGGTCGACTTTTCCGCGACGACGGAGACGAAGCTATTGCCGTTTGATTTTGGGCATAGCCGGGCGGTCATTCTCGATTTGTATCGGAAGCTCGACGCCCGCCTGCCCTATATCGGTTCCGGACTGAACAGCTAA
- the thrS gene encoding threonine--tRNA ligase has translation MPDVIRITFPDGAEKEFPKGTTTEDIAASISPGLKKKAIAGKLNGRFVDLRTPLHEDGELVIITQDMPEALDILRHSTAHLMAQAIKRMYGNVKLGVGPVIENGFYYDIDMEHKLTPDDLPKIEAEMRKIVKENLDIVRKEVSREEAIRLYEEIGDELKLELIADIPEGEPISIYEQGEFFDLCRGVHVPSTGKIKEFKLLSISGAYWRGDSNNKMLQRIYGTAFFKKEDLDRYLRLLEEAKERDHRKLGKELELFTTSQQVGQGLPLWLPKGATIRRIIERYIVDKEVALGYDHVYTPVLGSVELYKTSGHWDHYKENMFPPMEMDNEELVLRPMNCPHHMMIYKSKLHSYRELPIRIAELGTMHRYEMSGALTGLQRVRGMTLNDAHIFVRPDQIKDEFKRVVNLILEVYKDFGIEEYSFRLSYRDPHDKEKYYDDDEMWEKAQRMLREAMDELGLDYYEAEGEAAFYGPKLDVQVRTALGKDETLSTVQLDFLLPERFDLTYIGEDGKPHRPVVIHRGVVSTMERFVAFLIEEYKGAFPTWLAPVQVKVIPVSPEAHLDYAYDVQRTLKERGFRVEVDERDEKIGYKIREAQMQKIPYMLVVGDKEVSERAVNVRRYGEKESRTMGLDEFMALLADDVREKRTRLGKAQ, from the coding sequence ATGCCAGACGTCATTCGCATCACGTTCCCAGATGGGGCGGAAAAGGAGTTTCCGAAGGGGACGACGACGGAAGACATCGCTGCCTCGATCAGCCCGGGGCTGAAGAAAAAAGCGATCGCCGGCAAACTGAACGGCCGGTTCGTTGATTTGCGCACGCCGCTTCACGAAGATGGCGAGCTTGTCATCATTACCCAAGACATGCCGGAGGCGCTTGACATTTTGCGCCATAGCACCGCCCACTTAATGGCGCAGGCGATCAAGCGGATGTATGGCAACGTCAAGCTCGGCGTCGGTCCGGTCATTGAAAACGGCTTTTACTATGATATCGACATGGAGCATAAGCTGACGCCAGACGACCTCCCGAAAATCGAAGCGGAAATGCGCAAGATTGTCAAAGAAAATTTGGACATCGTCCGCAAAGAAGTGAGCCGCGAAGAAGCCATCCGGCTGTATGAAGAAATCGGCGATGAGTTGAAGCTCGAGTTGATCGCCGATATTCCGGAAGGCGAGCCGATTTCGATTTATGAGCAAGGCGAGTTTTTCGACCTTTGCCGCGGTGTGCACGTGCCGTCGACTGGAAAAATCAAAGAGTTCAAGCTGCTCAGCATCTCGGGGGCCTACTGGCGCGGCGACAGCAACAACAAAATGCTGCAGCGCATCTACGGCACGGCCTTTTTCAAAAAGGAAGACTTGGATCGTTATTTGCGCCTGCTTGAAGAAGCGAAAGAGCGCGACCACCGGAAGCTCGGCAAAGAGCTTGAGCTGTTTACGACATCGCAACAAGTCGGACAAGGCTTGCCGCTATGGCTGCCGAAAGGAGCGACGATCCGCCGCATTATCGAACGGTACATCGTCGACAAAGAAGTGGCGCTCGGATACGATCATGTCTACACACCGGTGCTCGGCAGCGTCGAGCTGTACAAGACATCGGGCCATTGGGACCATTACAAAGAAAACATGTTCCCGCCGATGGAGATGGACAACGAAGAACTTGTGCTTCGTCCGATGAACTGCCCGCACCATATGATGATTTACAAAAGCAAGCTGCACAGCTACCGCGAGCTGCCGATCCGCATCGCCGAGCTCGGCACGATGCACCGCTATGAAATGTCTGGAGCGCTTACCGGCCTGCAGCGCGTCCGCGGCATGACGCTCAACGACGCCCACATTTTCGTGCGCCCGGACCAAATCAAAGACGAGTTCAAGCGCGTCGTCAACTTGATTTTGGAAGTCTATAAGGATTTCGGCATTGAGGAATACTCGTTCCGCTTGTCTTACCGCGATCCGCATGACAAAGAAAAATATTATGATGACGATGAAATGTGGGAAAAAGCGCAACGCATGCTGCGGGAAGCCATGGACGAGCTCGGCCTCGATTACTACGAAGCGGAAGGGGAAGCGGCGTTTTACGGGCCGAAGCTCGATGTGCAAGTGCGCACGGCGCTTGGCAAAGACGAGACGCTCTCGACGGTGCAGCTTGACTTCCTGTTGCCCGAGCGCTTTGATTTGACATACATTGGCGAGGATGGGAAGCCGCATCGTCCGGTCGTCATCCATCGCGGCGTCGTCTCGACGATGGAGCGGTTTGTCGCGTTCCTCATCGAGGAGTATAAAGGCGCGTTTCCGACATGGCTCGCCCCGGTTCAAGTCAAAGTGATCCCCGTGTCGCCGGAGGCGCACCTCGATTACGCGTATGACGTGCAACGGACGCTGAAAGAACGCGGCTTCCGCGTCGAAGTCGACGAGCGCGACGAAAAAATCGGCTATAAAATCCGCGAAGCGCAAATGCAAAAAATCCCGTACATGCTCGTTGTCGGCGATAAAGAAGTGTCTGAGCGAGCGGTCAACGTCCGCCGCTATGGAGAAAAAGAAAGCCGGACGATGGGGCTTGACGAGTTTATGGCCTTGCTCGCTGACGATGTGCGGGAAAAACGGACAAGATTAGGGAAAGCGCAATAA
- the infC gene encoding translation initiation factor IF-3, with the protein MGWKWGSAGKQASRKKPWRWLIISKDFIINEQIRAREVRLIDQNGEQLGIKSKQEALEIAARRNLDLVLVAPNAKPPVCRIMDYGKFRFEQQKKEKEARKKQKVINVKEVRLSPTIEEHDFNTKLRNARKFLEKGDKVKATIRFKGRAITHKEIGQRVLDRFSEACADIAVVETAPKMDGRNMFLVLAPKNDNK; encoded by the coding sequence TTGGGCTGGAAGTGGGGCTCTGCTGGCAAACAAGCCAGTCGGAAAAAACCTTGGAGGTGGCTCATTATTAGCAAAGATTTTATTATCAACGAACAAATTCGTGCCCGTGAAGTGCGCTTGATCGACCAAAACGGCGAACAGCTTGGCATCAAGTCGAAGCAGGAGGCGCTTGAGATTGCGGCAAGACGCAACTTGGATCTTGTGCTTGTCGCGCCGAACGCCAAACCGCCCGTTTGCCGCATCATGGACTACGGCAAATTCCGCTTCGAGCAGCAGAAGAAAGAGAAAGAAGCGCGCAAAAAACAAAAAGTGATCAACGTCAAAGAGGTGCGCCTCAGCCCGACGATCGAGGAGCATGACTTCAACACGAAGCTGCGCAATGCGCGCAAGTTTTTGGAAAAAGGCGATAAAGTGAAGGCGACGATCCGCTTTAAAGGTCGGGCGATCACCCATAAAGAAATTGGGCAGCGCGTCCTTGACCGCTTCTCGGAAGCGTGCGCCGACATTGCCGTTGTCGAAACGGCGCCGAAAATGGACGGGCGCAACATGTTTTTAGTGCTCGCACCGAAAAACGACAACAAGTAA
- the coaE gene encoding dephospho-CoA kinase (Dephospho-CoA kinase (CoaE) performs the final step in coenzyme A biosynthesis.): MTLTIGLTGGIASGKSTVSAMMRELGLPVIDADEAARAVVRPGEDAYRQIVAAFGPGILQTNGEIDRAKLGAIVFNDEEERKKLNAIVHPAVRQKMLAEKEALVRSGAKTVVLDIPLLFESGLTSWVDKVLVVYVDDDIQLRRLMERNGFTEEEARARIRAQWPLAEKMKRADAVINNNGTREETRRQLLAILKQWDALEK; the protein is encoded by the coding sequence ATGACGTTGACGATCGGATTGACCGGCGGGATCGCCAGCGGCAAAAGCACGGTGAGCGCGATGATGCGCGAGCTCGGCCTTCCGGTCATTGATGCTGACGAAGCGGCGCGCGCCGTCGTCCGACCGGGGGAAGACGCCTACCGTCAGATTGTCGCCGCCTTCGGTCCGGGCATTTTGCAGACAAATGGAGAGATCGATCGGGCGAAACTCGGGGCGATCGTGTTCAACGACGAAGAAGAACGGAAAAAGCTAAACGCCATCGTTCACCCGGCGGTGCGTCAGAAAATGCTCGCGGAGAAAGAAGCGCTCGTCCGTTCCGGGGCGAAAACGGTCGTATTGGACATTCCGCTTTTATTTGAAAGCGGATTGACATCCTGGGTCGATAAAGTACTTGTCGTGTATGTTGACGATGACATCCAGCTTCGCCGGCTGATGGAGCGGAACGGGTTCACTGAGGAAGAAGCGCGCGCCCGCATTCGCGCTCAATGGCCGCTGGCGGAAAAAATGAAGCGGGCCGACGCGGTCATCAACAATAACGGAACGAGGGAAGAGACACGCCGTCAGCTGTTGGCTATTTTGAAACAATGGGACGCCTTGGAAAAATAG
- the nrdR gene encoding transcriptional regulator NrdR produces the protein MRCPSCHHQGTRVLDSRPVEEGRSIRRRRECEQCHYRFTTFERIEEPPLIVVKKEGTREEFSREKILRGLIKACEKRPVALEELEKVTQEIERELRNQGVSEVKSETIGEMVMERLSHIDEVAYVRFASVYRQFKDINVFIEELKELIKKGQR, from the coding sequence ATGCGATGTCCTTCATGCCATCATCAAGGCACGCGCGTGCTTGACTCGCGCCCGGTTGAAGAGGGTCGTTCGATCCGCCGCCGGCGGGAGTGCGAACAGTGCCATTATCGGTTTACGACGTTTGAGCGGATCGAGGAGCCGCCGCTGATTGTTGTGAAAAAAGAGGGAACGCGCGAAGAATTCAGCCGGGAGAAAATTTTGCGCGGCTTGATCAAAGCGTGCGAGAAGCGGCCGGTGGCGCTCGAGGAGCTTGAAAAAGTGACGCAGGAAATTGAGCGCGAACTGCGCAATCAAGGCGTCTCGGAAGTGAAAAGCGAAACGATCGGCGAAATGGTGATGGAGCGCCTGTCACACATCGATGAGGTCGCCTATGTCCGCTTCGCTTCCGTCTATCGGCAGTTTAAAGATATTAATGTGTTCATTGAAGAACTGAAAGAGCTGATCAAAAAAGGGCAACGGTAA
- the rplT gene encoding 50S ribosomal protein L20 has protein sequence MPRVKGGPVTRRRRKKVLKLAKGYFGAKHALYRVANQQVMKSLMYAYRDRRQRKRDFRKLWIVRINAAARQNGLSYSRLMHGLKLAGVEVNRKMLADLAVNDQAAFAQLADLAKANLNK, from the coding sequence ATGCCACGCGTAAAAGGTGGACCAGTGACGCGCAGACGTCGCAAAAAAGTGTTAAAACTCGCAAAAGGCTATTTCGGCGCGAAACACGCATTATATAGAGTCGCGAACCAACAAGTGATGAAATCGCTCATGTATGCGTATCGCGACCGCCGTCAACGGAAGCGCGACTTCCGCAAACTGTGGATTGTCCGCATCAACGCGGCGGCTCGCCAAAATGGCTTGTCCTACAGCCGTTTGATGCACGGCTTGAAGCTGGCCGGCGTGGAAGTGAACCGGAAAATGCTCGCCGACTTGGCGGTGAACGATCAAGCCGCGTTCGCCCAACTCGCCGACTTGGCGAAAGCGAATTTGAATAAATAA
- the rpmI gene encoding 50S ribosomal protein L35, producing the protein MPKMKTHRGSAKRFKKTASGKLKRGHAYTSHLFANKTKKQKRHLRKATLVSPGDFKRIRQMLDNLK; encoded by the coding sequence ATGCCAAAAATGAAAACTCACCGCGGCTCGGCGAAACGGTTCAAAAAAACGGCCAGCGGCAAATTAAAACGCGGTCATGCCTATACGAGCCACTTGTTTGCCAATAAAACGAAAAAACAAAAGCGTCATCTCCGCAAAGCGACGCTTGTCTCGCCTGGAGATTTCAAACGCATCCGCCAAATGCTTGACAACTTGAAATAA
- the ytxC gene encoding putative sporulation protein YtxC, translated as MIEIHFDEASEAEKLVGLLDHRQPDDGPLFHAAYDGNKTVAVYIQGEEKRVLEEHIIPAMTAFMQEVMEDRLLLSIIANVFYFRDVEEQQQILALAHSFLDGERRDYRKSAAFAASRTVMLRDAFASFLRDGLSFSFSSFVTFRLKPYMERLQHYVELAIDEYKLEQEYQNFVQMLRDCLAGRTPQWPRLYLVHDPPHFVFYDSERRELSAAEVRQLIDRHLVFSQPMYIDASVLAPLVSLAPAEIELYTDHPDDGMVQTLQNVFQERLIVCRRADFSRLFAANAGNGGEA; from the coding sequence GTGATCGAAATCCATTTTGACGAGGCAAGCGAGGCGGAAAAATTGGTTGGGCTGCTAGATCACCGGCAACCGGATGACGGTCCGCTGTTTCATGCCGCTTATGACGGGAACAAAACCGTGGCGGTTTACATACAGGGCGAGGAGAAGCGTGTGCTTGAGGAGCATATCATCCCAGCGATGACGGCGTTTATGCAGGAGGTGATGGAAGACCGGCTGCTGCTATCCATCATTGCCAATGTTTTTTATTTCCGCGACGTCGAAGAACAGCAGCAAATTTTGGCCCTCGCTCATTCGTTTTTGGACGGCGAGCGGCGCGATTACCGGAAAAGCGCGGCGTTTGCCGCCTCGCGCACCGTGATGTTGCGCGACGCTTTTGCCTCCTTTTTGCGCGACGGCTTGTCATTTTCGTTTTCTTCGTTCGTTACGTTCCGGTTAAAGCCGTATATGGAGCGCCTCCAACATTATGTCGAGCTGGCGATTGATGAATACAAGCTGGAGCAGGAGTATCAAAATTTTGTGCAAATGCTGCGCGACTGCCTGGCTGGCCGGACGCCGCAATGGCCGCGCCTGTATTTGGTGCACGATCCGCCGCACTTCGTATTTTACGACAGCGAGCGGCGGGAGCTGTCGGCGGCGGAAGTGAGACAGTTGATCGACCGCCATCTCGTCTTCAGCCAGCCGATGTATATTGATGCATCGGTGCTCGCTCCGCTTGTCTCGCTCGCTCCGGCGGAAATTGAGCTGTACACCGATCATCCGGATGACGGCATGGTGCAGACACTGCAAAACGTGTTTCAAGAACGGCTGATCGTCTGCCGCCGCGCCGATTTTTCCCGCTTGTTTGCCGCCAACGCTGGAAATGGGGGAGAAGCTTGA
- a CDS encoding glyceraldehyde-3-phosphate dehydrogenase, producing MKAKVAINGFGRIGRMVFRRAINSSDLDIVAVNASYPPETLAHLVKYDSNHGKFDGEVIALEDGLLVNGKKVRLLNSRDPKQLPWKELDIDIVIEATGKFNDREKASLHLEAGAKRVILTAPGKNEDVTIVVGVNEHMLDIDRHFIISNASCTTNCLAPVVKVLDEAFGIENGLMTTVHAYTNDQKNIDNPHKDLRRARSCAQSIIPTTTGAAKALGLVLPHLKGKLHGMALRVPTPNVSLVDLVVDLKRDVTVDEVNEALIRAANGPLKGILDFTMEPLVSIDFNTNPHSAIIDGLSTMVMEGRKVKVLAWYDNEWGYSCRVVDLAHLVAAKMNERLSVNA from the coding sequence ATGAAGGCGAAAGTGGCGATTAACGGTTTCGGACGAATCGGACGGATGGTGTTCCGGCGCGCCATCAATTCCTCTGACCTCGACATTGTGGCGGTGAACGCCAGCTATCCGCCGGAAACGTTAGCCCATTTAGTGAAATATGACTCAAACCACGGTAAATTTGACGGTGAGGTCATCGCCTTGGAAGACGGCCTGCTCGTCAACGGCAAAAAAGTGAGGCTGTTAAACTCGCGCGACCCGAAACAGCTGCCGTGGAAAGAGCTTGATATCGATATTGTGATTGAAGCGACCGGAAAATTCAACGACCGCGAAAAGGCGAGCCTTCACCTTGAGGCAGGGGCGAAGCGCGTCATTTTAACCGCCCCAGGCAAAAATGAAGATGTGACGATCGTTGTTGGCGTCAACGAGCATATGCTTGACATCGACCGCCATTTCATCATTTCGAACGCCTCGTGTACGACAAACTGTTTGGCTCCGGTCGTCAAAGTGCTCGATGAAGCGTTTGGGATTGAAAACGGCCTGATGACGACAGTTCACGCGTATACGAACGACCAAAAAAACATCGACAACCCGCATAAAGATTTGCGCCGCGCCCGCTCATGCGCGCAGTCGATCATCCCGACGACAACGGGAGCGGCGAAAGCGCTTGGCCTAGTGCTGCCGCATTTAAAAGGGAAGCTTCATGGCATGGCGCTCCGCGTCCCGACGCCGAACGTCTCGCTCGTCGACTTGGTCGTCGACTTGAAGCGCGATGTGACGGTTGATGAGGTGAACGAGGCGCTGATCCGCGCTGCCAACGGCCCATTGAAAGGCATCTTGGATTTCACGATGGAGCCGCTTGTCTCGATCGATTTCAATACGAATCCGCATTCTGCGATTATCGACGGCCTGTCGACGATGGTGATGGAAGGGCGAAAAGTGAAAGTGCTCGCTTGGTATGACAATGAATGGGGCTATTCGTGCCGCGTCGTTGATTTAGCCCATCTTGTCGCGGCCAAAATGAATGAGCGTCTCAGCGTCAATGCGTAA
- the speD gene encoding adenosylmethionine decarboxylase: MDTMGRHVISELWGCDFDKLNDIDFIEKTFVDAALKSGAEIREVAFHKFAPQGVSGVVIISESHLTIHTFPEHGYASIDVYTCGHLDPTIAADYIAEMLGAQTRETIELPRGMRPIEVKKAQAL; encoded by the coding sequence ATGGACACGATGGGTCGTCACGTTATCTCGGAACTTTGGGGATGCGACTTTGACAAACTGAATGATATTGATTTTATTGAAAAAACGTTCGTTGACGCCGCGTTAAAGTCGGGAGCGGAGATTCGCGAAGTGGCGTTCCATAAATTCGCTCCGCAAGGCGTAAGCGGGGTCGTCATTATTTCGGAATCGCATTTGACGATTCACACGTTTCCCGAACACGGCTATGCGAGCATTGATGTGTATACATGCGGCCATTTAGACCCGACGATTGCCGCCGATTACATTGCCGAAATGCTGGGCGCGCAAACGCGGGAAACGATTGAACTTCCGCGCGGCATGCGCCCGATCGAAGTGAAAAAGGCGCAGGCGCTGTAA